The Polyangium mundeleinium genome contains the following window.
GGGCTCATCGATCACGCGGACTCGCTCGGCGCGGCGGCGCGCTTCGGCGCGGGCGACGTGCAATGGCTGACGGCGGGCGGGGGCATCGTCCATTCCGAGATGTTCCCGCTGCTCGATCGGGCGAACCCGAACCCGGCCGAGCTGTTTCAGATCTGGCTGAACCTGCCGGCGGAGGACAAACTCGTGCCGCCGCACTTCGCGATGCTGTGGAGCGATACGATCCCGCGGTGCGTTTTTCTCGACGAGGCGGGGCGAGCCACGGAGGTGACGGTGATCGCGGGTTCGCTCGACGGGAAACGTGCGCCGGCGCCGCCGCCGAAGTCGTGGGCGTCGCGTCCGGACACGGATGTGGCGATCTGGAGCATTCGAATGGCCCCGGGCGCCACGTGGACGCTGCCGAAGGCGGCGCACCCGCAATCGGTGCGGACGTTGTATTTCTTCCAGGGCGCGTCCTTGCAAATCGGGGAGCAGGCGCTCACGGGGCACGTGGCGGCGCGGGTCCGGAGCAACGTGGATGTGCGGCTCCAGGCCGGCGACACGGAGACCGAGATCCTGCTCTTGCAGGGGCGCCCGATCGGGCAGCCGGTGGTGCAATACGGTCCGTTCGTGATGAACACCCGCGAGCAGATCCAGCGCGCGATGATGGATTACCAGCGGACCCGCTTCGGCGGGTGGCCGTGGCCGAGCGACGACCCGGTGCATGGGCGCGAGGAAGGTCGGTTCGCGCGGCATGCGGATGGACGGATGGAGCGGGTCGGGGGCTGAACGCTCCTCCACGTTCCCGCCGATCTTCTAGGCGTGATCACGCGCGTCCTTGACATGGTGTCGACTCGACACTAAGGTTCGTGTACATCCTACACGGACCCATTCATGAGCGTGACCTACCACTACCCGCGCCCGGCGCTCGCCGTGGACTGCGTCGTGTTTGGCCTCGACGAGGAGGACCTCAAGGTCCTCCTCATTCGGCGCGGCGTCGATCCTTTCGCCGGGCGCTGGGCTTTGCCTGGCGGGTTCGTGCGCCTCGACGAGACACTCGACGAGGCCGCGCGGCGTGAGCTTCGCGAAGAGGCCGGCATCGAAAAGGTGTACCTCGAACAGCTTTATACGTTCGGGGCCGTGGACCGGGATCCACGCGAGCGTGTCGTTTCGGTGACCTATTACGCGCTCGTGAAGCTCTCCGAGCACATGGTCCGCGCCGCCACGGACGCGCGCGAGGCCGCCTGGTTTGCGATCGACGACTTGCCGCGGCTCGCGTTTGATCACGAATCCATCGTCGACAAGGCCATCACGCGCCTGCGCGGCAAGGTGCGGTATGCGCCCATCGGGTTCGAGCTCTTGCCCAAGAAGTTCACGCTCACGCAGCTCCAGCGCGTGTACGAGAAGGTGCTCGGGTACGAGCTCGACAAGCGAAACTTCCGCAAGAAAGTGGCCGCGACGGGGCTCTTGATCGAGCTCGACGAGGTGGAGCAGGACGTCGCGCATCGGGCGGCGCGGCTCTATACGTTCGACGAGAAGACGTACCGCAAGCTCGAAAAAGAGGGCTT
Protein-coding sequences here:
- a CDS encoding NUDIX hydrolase, which produces MSVTYHYPRPALAVDCVVFGLDEEDLKVLLIRRGVDPFAGRWALPGGFVRLDETLDEAARRELREEAGIEKVYLEQLYTFGAVDRDPRERVVSVTYYALVKLSEHMVRAATDAREAAWFAIDDLPRLAFDHESIVDKAITRLRGKVRYAPIGFELLPKKFTLTQLQRVYEKVLGYELDKRNFRKKVAATGLLIELDEVEQDVAHRAARLYTFDEKTYRKLEKEGFLFEI